The Solicola gregarius DNA window TCCTCGCGTACGAGGCGCGCAATGCCACCGGGAGAGACCGGCGGCAGCATCTCGGATGCGAGACGGAGCACAATCACCGCATGGACTTCCAGGACGTTGTCGCCCGTCGGCGGATGATTCGCAACTTTCAGGACGGCCCGGTCGAGCCCGCGACGGTCGACCGGATGCTGCACAACGCGGTACGCGCACCGAACGCGGGCTTCAGCCAGGGGTGGGCATTCCTGGTACTCGACGATCGGGACGACGTCGCGCGCTTCTGGGAGGCCACGTCACCCGACCCGGACGCGGACAGCTCGTGGCTCGCCGGGATGCGCCGCGCACCCGTGATCATCGTCCCGCTCGCGAACAAGGACGCCTACCTCGATCGGTACGCCCAACCCGACAAGGGCTGGACCGACCGCGACGAGGCACGCTGGCCAGCCCCGTACTGGGACATCGACACCGGCATGGCGGCGTTGCTGATCCTGCAGACGGCCGTCGACGAGGGGCTCGGCGCCTGCCTCTTCGGGATCCCACCGGACCGGATCGACGCCTTCCGGACCGCGTTCGAGGTCCCCCCGGCGTACCGCCCGATCGGCGCGATCGCCGTCGGGCACCCCGCCGAGGGCGGCGCCTCCGGCTCACCGACCCGGCGCGCACGGCGGCCGCTCGACGAGGTCGTCCACCACGCCCGCTTCCAGCCCACCACCCCGCCCGAGCCAACAGAACCGTGACAGCACCAGGCGCGCGGCTCAGCAAACGATCCGGGGTGGAGGTGGGGTGTAGGCCACGGATCCCCGGCGAAACGTCAAGCGAACGCAGTGAGCCGGGGTCCGTGCCCGACACCCCAGCATCGAACAGAACCGTGACCAGCAACACCACCCGGCAGTAGCAACCCGCGCCGCCCGGCGCACACGTCCGCCAGGCGCGCCCGTACGCGTTCGGCTGAGCGATCGTCAGACTCGCTGAGGATCGGGCACGCCGACCCCCCAGCATCGAACAGAGCCGTGACCAGCAACAGCACCAGGCAGTAGCAACCTGCGCCGCCCGGCGCACGCGTCCGCCGGGCGCGCCCGTACGAATGTGCGGCCGTCATGCGTCGGCGTAGCGCCGTTCACGTCAGGTGGGTTCGGCTCGCGGGGCACGGCGAAACCTAAAGCGAACGCAGTGAGCCGGGCCCCGCGAGCCGAACCCAACTGACGCCCAAAGGAGCCGAAGGCGACGGCGAGTCAGCCGAGCAAGCCCACGGAAGCGAGCGCCTGGCGGAGGAGTGCACCGCGGCCACCCTCCATCTCGGAGAGGACCTCCTCCTTCGCGATGTCGCGTGGAGGCATCCAGTCGAGCGCGAGCGCGTCCTGGCGCGGTGTGCAGTCGCCGCTGACGGGCACGACGTACGCGAGTGCGACGGCGTGCTGACGCTCGTCGGAGAAGGTGGACTCGCCGGGCCACGGGAAGTACTCGGCGACGGCGAACGGCACGACGCTCACGGGCACCTGCGGCAGAGCGGTTGGCCCGAGATCCTTCTCCAGGTGGCGGCGCAGTGCGTCGCGTACGGTCTCGCCGTGGAGCACGCGGCCCGACACGAGCGTGCGTGTCATCTCGCCGCTCATCGACGCGCGCAGCAGCGTACCGACCTCGCGGACGGCTCCGTCGGCATCGACGCGGACCGGCACGGCTTCGACGTACAGGATGGGCACGCGGGCCCGGGTCTCGGCCAACTCACCCTCGGTGAGCCAGCCGCCGGCCGGCTCGGACGGGTTGTTCGGATCGGGCGTACGCACGGAACTCATGGGCTCGATTGTCCAGTATCGAACCAACGCTCGCCGACCCGCGCGACGCGTGGTCACGCAGGTGGCCCCACGCATGTTAGGTTGGGCCTGGTTGTGATGAGCAGTTCGTCGTACGTTTCTCCAGAGCGCCCGCGGCTTTCGTCTGCGGGCGTTCGTTTGATGTGCCGTCCAGGTCGATGGCCTGTGGCCTTTGCGGGACGCGTCATGAGGTGCGGCTGGTCAGCCAGCGGGTCAGCATCAGTGCTGGTTCGTATTCGTTTGTGAGAAGGAAAGATAATGGCACAAGGCACAGTCAAGTGGTTCAACGGCGAGAAGGGCTTCGGCTTCATCTCGCAGGCTGACGGTGGTGCGGACGTATTCGTCCACTACACCGCCATCGTCGCCGACGGGTACCGCACCCTCGATGAGAACCAGAAGGTCGAGTTCGATGTCACGCAGGGCCAGAAGGGCCTGCAGGCGGAGAACGTACGCCCGCTCTGATTCGTTTCGCTTCGACGCCCCGACCGGTTTCCGGTCGGGGCGTCGTCGCGTTTCAGGCGGCATGTTTACCATGCTTACGTGGTAAGCATGCACTGTGCACGGCGAATTCACCATGCACAGTGGACGCTTGCCGTGCAAGGTACGCACGGCGCGAGCTAGCCGAACGTAGCCGAGCCCTCCCGCATCGGGATGCGTACGCCCCGCTCCGCGGCGACGTCGTCGGCGCGGTCGTAGCCGGCGTCGACGTGCCGGACGACGCCCATGCCCGGGTCGTTGCTGAGCACCCGCAGGGCCTTCTGACCCGCGATCTCCGTGCCGTCGACGACCACGACCTGTCCGGCGTGGATCGACCGTCCGATGCCGACGCCACCGCCGTGGTGGATCGACACCCATGACGCGCCGGAGGCGACGTTGACCATCGCGTTCAGCAGCGGCCAGTCGGCGATCGCGTCAGACCCGTCGAGCATCCCCTCGGTCTCGCGGTACGGCGAGGCGACCGAACCACAGTCGAGGTGGTCGCGCCCGATCGCGATCGGCGCCTCGACGACTCCGCGTGCGACGAGCTCGTTGAATCGTTCACCGGCCAGCTCCCGCTCGCCGTACCCGAGCCAGCAGATCCGTGCCGGCAGCCCCTGGAACCGCACGCGCTCCTGCGCCTTCCCGATCCAGCGCGCGAGGTGCTCGTTCTCCGGGAACAGCTCGAGGACCGCCTTGTCGGTCGCGGCGATATCGGCGGGGTTGCCCGACAGCGCGGCCCAGCGGAACGGCCCCTTGCCCTCGCAGAACAGCGGCCGCACGTACGCGGGCACGAACCCGGGATATTCGAAGGCGCGCTCGAAGCCGCCCTCCTTGGCCTCCGCGCGCAGCGAGTTGCCGTAGTCGAACACCTCCGCACCGGCGTCCTGGAACCCGACCATCGCCTGGCAGTGGCGCGCCATCGACTCGCGCGCCCGCTCGGTGAAGTCCATCGGCGACTTCTCCCGCTCCGCCACCCAGTCCTCGAAGTCCACGTCGCTCGGCAGGTACGCGAGCGGGTCGTGCGCGCTCGTCTGATCGGTCACGATGTCGATCTCGACGCCACGGGCCAGCAGCTCGGGGAACATCTCCGCCGCGTTGCCCAACACACCGATCGACAGCGGCCTCCGCGCCCGCTTGGCGTCCTCGGCCCGGCGTACCGCATCGTCGAGGGAGTCGGCCTGCTCGTCGAGGTAGCGGTGCTCGATGCGCCGGTCGATGCGCGACTGGTCGACCTCGACGCAGATGCACACGCCGTCGTTCATGGTGACGGCAAGGGGCTGCGCGCCGCCCATGCCGCCGAGCCCGGCGGTCAGCGTGATCGTGCCCGCGAGCGTGCCGCCGCGCTTCGCCGCCACAGCACCGAATGTCTCGTACGTGCCCTGCAGGATGCCCTGCGTGCCGATGTAGATCCACGACCCGGCGGTCATCTGGCCGTACATCATCAGCCCGGCGGCCTCGAGCCGGCGGAACTCCGGCCACGTCGCCCAGTCGCCCACCAGGTTGGAGTTCGCGATCAGGACCCGCGGCGCCCACTCGTGGGTCTGCATGACGCCGACGGGCCGTCCCGACTGCACGAGCAAGGTCTCGTCGGGTTTCATCCCCTGCAGCGTGCGTACGATCGCGTGGTACGACGGCCAGTCGCGCGCTGCCTTCCCGGAGCCGCCGTAGACGACCAGCTCCTCGGGATGCTCGGCGACCTCGGGGTCGAGGTTGTTCATCAGCATCCGCATCGGCGCTTCGGTCTGCCACGTACGCGCGGTCAACGTCGTGCCGCGCGGTGCGCGTACGGTCGGTGCATCGGTCATGACAGGACTCCCGTTGCTGATTGAGCCGCGGCGACGACCGCGCCGCTGCGTACGAGTTCGGTGATCGCTTCGATGTCGGGCGCGAGGAACCGATCGGGGCCGGGCCCTTCGACGCGCTCGCGCAGTACGTCGATGACGGCCTTCGTGGCGGCCGCCGGTTCTAGTGGCGCGCGCAGCTCGATGCCCCGGGCGGCCGTGACGATCTCGATCGCCAGCACCTGGCCGAGCAGGTCGACGGCCTTGCGGAGCTTGCGCGCGGCCGACCAGCCCATCGACACGTGGTCCTCCTGCATGGCGCTGCTCGGGATGGAGTCGACGCTTGCCGGTACCGCGAGCCGCTTGAGCTCGGAGACCATCGCGGCCTGGGTGTACTGCGCGATCATGTGACCGGAGTCGACTCCGGGGTCGTCGGCCAGGAACGGCGGAAGTCCGTGGCTTCGTGCCTGGTCGAGGAAGCGGTCGGTACGCCGTTCCGCCATGCTCGCGACGTCGGCGACCGGAATCGCCAGGAAGTCGAGCACGTACGCGACCGGCGCGCCGTGGAAGTTGCCGTTCGACTCGACTCGCCCGTCGTCGAGGACGACCGGGTTGTCGATCGCCGAGGCGAGCTCGCGCTCGGCAACCATCGCGGCATGGTCGGCAGTGTCGCGCGCGGCACCGTGTACCTGCGGGGCGCAGCGCAGCGAGTACGCGTCCTGCACACGTGGGTCCTCGGGTCCACGGTGGCTGGCGACGATCGGAGAACCCGAGAGCACGGCACGCATGTTGGTGGCGGCGACGGCCTGCCCGGGGTGGGGGCGCAGTGCCTGCAGATCGGCGGCGAGCACCCGATCGGTGCCGAGCAGGCCCTCGATGCTCATCGCGGCGGCGACGTCGGCGGTACGCAGGAGCAGGTCGAGGTCTGCGAGCGCGAGTGTCAGCATGCCGAGCATGCCGTCGGTGCCGTTGATGAGCGCGAGACCCTCCTTCTCGGCGAGTACGACCGGCTCGATGCCGTGGTCGTACATCGCCTCGGCGGCGGCGCGTACATCCCCGGTCGCGTCGGTCACCTCGCCCTCACCCATCAGAGCGAGCGCGCAGTGCGAGAGCGGGGCAAGGTCGCCGGAGCAGCCGAGGCTGCCGTACTCGCGTACGACCGGCGTCAGTCCCGCGTTGAGCAGCGCGACGAGCGCTCGCACGGTTTCGAGGCGTACGCCGGTGTGTCCGGTCGCAAGCGTCGACAGCCGCAGCAGCATCAGCGCGCGTACGACCTCCTGCTCGACTGGCGGGCCCGAACCGGCCGCGTGCGAGCGGATCAGGCTCTTCTGCAGCGCGGTCCGTTTGGCGGGCTCGATGTGGCGGGTCGCCAGCGCGCCGAACCCGGTCGACACCCCGTACGCGGGCGTCGCCGACGCGGCCAACTTGTCGATCACGCCGCGGGTCGACTCGATCGCGGCGACGGCAGCGTCGTCCAGCTCGACCGTCGCACCATCGCGCGCGACTGCGACGACGTCGGCTCGAGGCAGCGGACCGGTGCCGACTCGGATGGGTTCGCTCATGGTCTCCATTGCACCGCGCCCGGCACCGTCATGCCAGTCATTGCCAGCAGTAGCGATCTCGCATCCGAGACGTACCGGTCGGGAAGAGTTCGCCACGGATGTCGATTCGGCCCGGAACCGTTCGACGCATGGGTGAGAGGCTGGGAACCGCCCGGCCGCCGTGACCGAAGGAGTCATCATGCCCCGCTTCCTCACGATCGTTCACCACGACGAGCAGAACCTGCCCACC harbors:
- a CDS encoding nitroreductase family protein — translated: MDFQDVVARRRMIRNFQDGPVEPATVDRMLHNAVRAPNAGFSQGWAFLVLDDRDDVARFWEATSPDPDADSSWLAGMRRAPVIIVPLANKDAYLDRYAQPDKGWTDRDEARWPAPYWDIDTGMAALLILQTAVDEGLGACLFGIPPDRIDAFRTAFEVPPAYRPIGAIAVGHPAEGGASGSPTRRARRPLDEVVHHARFQPTTPPEPTEP
- a CDS encoding DUF4916 domain-containing protein, yielding MSSVRTPDPNNPSEPAGGWLTEGELAETRARVPILYVEAVPVRVDADGAVREVGTLLRASMSGEMTRTLVSGRVLHGETVRDALRRHLEKDLGPTALPQVPVSVVPFAVAEYFPWPGESTFSDERQHAVALAYVVPVSGDCTPRQDALALDWMPPRDIAKEEVLSEMEGGRGALLRQALASVGLLG
- a CDS encoding cold-shock protein, with protein sequence MAQGTVKWFNGEKGFGFISQADGGADVFVHYTAIVADGYRTLDENQKVEFDVTQGQKGLQAENVRPL
- the hutU gene encoding urocanate hydratase; the encoded protein is MTDAPTVRAPRGTTLTARTWQTEAPMRMLMNNLDPEVAEHPEELVVYGGSGKAARDWPSYHAIVRTLQGMKPDETLLVQSGRPVGVMQTHEWAPRVLIANSNLVGDWATWPEFRRLEAAGLMMYGQMTAGSWIYIGTQGILQGTYETFGAVAAKRGGTLAGTITLTAGLGGMGGAQPLAVTMNDGVCICVEVDQSRIDRRIEHRYLDEQADSLDDAVRRAEDAKRARRPLSIGVLGNAAEMFPELLARGVEIDIVTDQTSAHDPLAYLPSDVDFEDWVAEREKSPMDFTERARESMARHCQAMVGFQDAGAEVFDYGNSLRAEAKEGGFERAFEYPGFVPAYVRPLFCEGKGPFRWAALSGNPADIAATDKAVLELFPENEHLARWIGKAQERVRFQGLPARICWLGYGERELAGERFNELVARGVVEAPIAIGRDHLDCGSVASPYRETEGMLDGSDAIADWPLLNAMVNVASGASWVSIHHGGGVGIGRSIHAGQVVVVDGTEIAGQKALRVLSNDPGMGVVRHVDAGYDRADDVAAERGVRIPMREGSATFG
- the hutH gene encoding histidine ammonia-lyase — its product is MSEPIRVGTGPLPRADVVAVARDGATVELDDAAVAAIESTRGVIDKLAASATPAYGVSTGFGALATRHIEPAKRTALQKSLIRSHAAGSGPPVEQEVVRALMLLRLSTLATGHTGVRLETVRALVALLNAGLTPVVREYGSLGCSGDLAPLSHCALALMGEGEVTDATGDVRAAAEAMYDHGIEPVVLAEKEGLALINGTDGMLGMLTLALADLDLLLRTADVAAAMSIEGLLGTDRVLAADLQALRPHPGQAVAATNMRAVLSGSPIVASHRGPEDPRVQDAYSLRCAPQVHGAARDTADHAAMVAERELASAIDNPVVLDDGRVESNGNFHGAPVAYVLDFLAIPVADVASMAERRTDRFLDQARSHGLPPFLADDPGVDSGHMIAQYTQAAMVSELKRLAVPASVDSIPSSAMQEDHVSMGWSAARKLRKAVDLLGQVLAIEIVTAARGIELRAPLEPAAATKAVIDVLRERVEGPGPDRFLAPDIEAITELVRSGAVVAAAQSATGVLS